The genomic region GTTCTTTTAGATATAGCTTTATTTTGTCAGATTCGTGGATGTCCTCAAGGGCTAGGCTTCGGATAACCACAGCCAGGGTTTGAGCTCCTGTGTTTCCACCGGTCGCTGCTATGATAGGCATAAATACAGCCAGAAATGTTAGACTGGAGATTTGCTCTTCGAAAAATGCAACGACACACGAGGCAAGAGCGATGGTGAACAAATTAACCTGCAACCAAACGTGTCGTTTTTTCAAGCTGTAACCCACGCTGTCGTGAATGGATTCATCGGCTCCTGCACCTACCAGTTTTTGGATATCTTCGGTCGCTTCAGCCTGGATAATGTCGATCACATCATCGTGAGTGACGATGCCGACGAGTCTGTTTTTTTCGTCAACAACAGGAAGGGCGATGAGATTGTATTCGGCCATTATGTGAGCGGCTTGCTCTTTGTCTAGGTCCGTCGTTAGCAGTCCAAGCAAATTACTTTTCATCAGGGACGTGATAGACGAATCTGGTGTCGCTACTAAAAGATCGCGCATGGATACAACCCCCACGAGTTCATCGTCGGTATTGACTACGTAGATGTAATAAATGGTTTCCATACCAGCGGCTTGATCACGAATGGCTTGAATCGCTTCATCCACTTTGCAGTTGTTTCTAATACTGCAAACATCAGGAGTCATTATTCCTCCAACTGAATCGGGATCGTATTCCAAGAGGTCTTTGATCTCCTGAGCCGATTCAGGCTCCATCTTGCTCAAAAGATTTTCACGCTTTTCGTCTTCAAGTTTATTAAAAACGTCTGTGGCGTCATCGGGATCAAGATCTTCGAGGAGTTTGATTGCCCGAAGTTCCTGCATGGCATCCAGCACCGCGGCACTCGCTTCGACGTCCATTTCGGAAAGTATCTCGGTAGCTACTTCATCTGATACTAAGCGCAGAACCACACGTCGTTGTTCATTGTCCAAGCGATCAATGAAGTGAGCCAGTTCGACGGGAGGTGTTGAGGCAAGTTTGCGCGGGTCTAGCCTTTCTAGAAACTCGTCGTCGAGCTCTAGAAGATATTTCAGCTCGTAACCGGTACTTTCTGGTGAACTGTCAGATGATGTTTTCGCCGCACTCATGTGAGTTATTTTGACACTACAGAATAGCAAATAGCTTAACGTTATTTATCCGAGTATTTTTTTACCAATTGAGTGAATTCTTTGAAACTCGGATGATTTGAATCTGAGAGTATGCTGTAAAATATTGTCTCACTTGGCAGTACGTGTGCTCCATGTAGTCGCATTGCGGTGATGGCTACTTCACCATCTTCACGGCGCCTGCAACAAACCGCGTCACTCAATACGGTGACATCAATTTCTTGGTTAATAGCCTCTAGAACGCTTTGGTAGACACAGATCGGAGTCTCAAGGCCGACAACCAGGATATGTTGAATCTCTTCTTCCTGCTGCCATTGTGAGAAAGCGCTCTCTGAAAATGCTGAAAATCTGGTTTTTGCCGTACAGCGCGCCTTGGGGTTCAAGTCTCTCACATTATCCAGGCTATGGCCTAGCTTGTCGGGTCTTTGTTCGGTGAAGAGGGTGGGAATTCCAAATAGTCTGGCTGTTTCTACGCAAAATTGGATGCGTTTTTTGAAAGATTCTGCATCAGGTATTACTTTCAAAAAGCTAGCCTGAACATCGAGTACCAACAATCCCAGGTGTGGAATTATGGCTTCGGTTTGTTGATTCATTCGTAAAGAGATAGACCTTCAAAGATGAATAACAACTCGAATACCGCCCGCGGTTCATTTTATTTAATGTAGTTTTTTTGGGCTTTGATTTGAACGATTTCATTTTCTGGAAGAATGAGCGCAGTTAGGTGCCCACCCCAAACGCAACCCGTATCAATACCTAGAGAATTTTTTCTCCTATGGACTTTCCTCCTAGGCGTATGTCCATAAACAACAAAGGGTTCCTGATCCCATAGGGTTGCCCAAAATTTACGGCCTTTAGTTTCATCCCGTTTCCTTGGAATCCCCATTTTGTCTATCATTTGAATTTGAGTTACCACCTTTGCCGGTTGGGTATGCCATGCTATTCCTGGTAAAAATCCACCATGTACAAAGACTCTACCTTCTAAAGGTTGTTCGAGCCACAAGACCATAGATTTGAGGTAATTCCAATCCTCTGCATCAATCGATTTTAAAGTAGAAATCTCGTAAGGTTTTAGTTCGAGTGAATCAAGGGTATGGAAAAATTTTAAAAGTCGGTATTCATGATTTCCTAGAATGGAGTAACCCTTTATAGATCTGGCGAGTTTAAGCACAGATTTGGAGTCAGGACCTCTGTTTATAAGGTCGCCGAGAAAAATAACCCTGTCATTTGTTTCCAGTTTTAAGACATTTATCAGCTTTTCCAGCTCTCGAATACAGCCGTGGACATCCCCGATGACAATTAATCGGCCATTTTTAACTAAACTTTCTTCACCCTTTTCTTGATGAAAGGGGAACAATCTGTTTTTCAATTCAGGTTCCACAACGGAGATACATAAATATGGAATGGGAAATTAAACCCTTTGGTAAAGAATCTACTTTTTCTGGCAATCCCTTTCAGGATGGCGAGGAGGTCAATTGTTATTTAATCAGGAACAAAGAAGGTGCGCTGGTTCGTGCGGATTTGGGCGCGGATGATATCGAAAGCATGGATGCAGATGTGCTTATTCTTGGTCGGTGGACGCGAGTATTCGAATCTAGCCCTGATAAGCGAGAAGAGAACCTTAATCAGCAGCGGACATTGGAGGAGTTATTCTTTAGTCTTTTCGAAATTGAGGATGCTTTGGAGAGTGAGGAGGCAGATACGTTGAAACAAATTGTATCCCTGATGCTCGAACGAAAACGCATTTTGAGAAGGCTGCCTCCCAAGTCATCGTCAGTTCTTACGACTTACATTCATGTGAAAAGCAAAAGAGAGTTTGAGGTTCCTTCCTTCGATATTACTCCTCAGGTGGTTATGTCCGTTCAAGAACAACTGCAGGTGCTTATTCGTTGATCTTAATGGTAGCGCCTGCGCAGGTTAGTCGGTAAAATTCCGAGTTCTTCACGATACTTAGCTACGGTTCGTCTCGCTATTGTGATATTTTTCTCAGCCAATAGATTTACGACAACCTGATCACTCAAAGGCTTTCCGGGATCCTCGTTTTCGATAATATGGGCAATCATATCTTTGATAGTTGTATTCGACAACGCTTCGCCACCGGCTGAATCATAACCGGGCGTAAAGAAATATTTGAGAGGGAAAATTCCGTGAGGCGTTTTAATGTATTTCCCGGAAATGGCTCGACTAACGGTTGTTTCATGGACGCCAACCGCATCTGCCACCTGTGTCATAGTTAGAGGTCGAAGTTTCACTAATCCTTCTTCGAAAAAATCGAGTTGGAAATCCAGTATGGAGCGAGTTATCTTTTCGATGGTTTGTTGTCGTTGTTCAATCGAGCTTATGAGGAACTTTCCCGCTCGCATTTTTTCCTGAATATACTCCTTCTCTTCCTTGGTTAGTTTTCCGCGGGCAATGATTTCCTTGTATACGTTGCTAATGCGCAAACGAGGAATGTATTCATTGTTCAAATGGATTTTCCATTTTCCGGCATCTTTTTCGATTACAACGTCCGGCGTAATTACTTGATTTGTGTCTTCCCCGTACTTTCTTCCGGGCGAAGGATCGAGATTGGATATCTCTTCGAGTGCTTCTTGTACATCTTCAATATCCTTGTTAACTCGCTTGGCGATTTCTGGAATTCGTCGGCGAAGCAGGAGGTGAAACTGATCTTTCAGCATTTTCCCCGCTAAGGATTTGGCCCGGCCGTTAATTTTTATTTGGATGAGCAGGCAATCCTGTAAATCGACAGCGCCAATGCCTGCCGGATCTAATGTTTTAAGCAAAGTATGTGCTTCTTGAATTACTCTAAGGGGCAATTGGGCCAATAAAGCTAAGTCGGGTAATTTTGAAGTTAGGTACCCTCTGTCATCCAAGCTGCCAATCAAGTAGTTAATGGCTTTATGTTGATCCTCGTCTAGATTTGAAAGGTCAGCTTGAT from Verrucomicrobiota bacterium harbors:
- the mgtE gene encoding magnesium transporter gives rise to the protein MSAAKTSSDSSPESTGYELKYLLELDDEFLERLDPRKLASTPPVELAHFIDRLDNEQRRVVLRLVSDEVATEILSEMDVEASAAVLDAMQELRAIKLLEDLDPDDATDVFNKLEDEKRENLLSKMEPESAQEIKDLLEYDPDSVGGIMTPDVCSIRNNCKVDEAIQAIRDQAAGMETIYYIYVVNTDDELVGVVSMRDLLVATPDSSITSLMKSNLLGLLTTDLDKEQAAHIMAEYNLIALPVVDEKNRLVGIVTHDDVIDIIQAEATEDIQKLVGAGADESIHDSVGYSLKKRHVWLQVNLFTIALASCVVAFFEEQISSLTFLAVFMPIIAATGGNTGAQTLAVVIRSLALEDIHESDKIKLYLKELFKGILNGIGVGLIGATLAFVWKQDIKTSLVVFISMILTMGISGFSGAFIPLALKKLNLDPAQSSSIFLTTITDFTGFFIFLSLGSWLLL
- a CDS encoding isochorismatase family protein; the protein is MNQQTEAIIPHLGLLVLDVQASFLKVIPDAESFKKRIQFCVETARLFGIPTLFTEQRPDKLGHSLDNVRDLNPKARCTAKTRFSAFSESAFSQWQQEEEIQHILVVGLETPICVYQSVLEAINQEIDVTVLSDAVCCRRREDGEVAITAMRLHGAHVLPSETIFYSILSDSNHPSFKEFTQLVKKYSDK
- a CDS encoding metallophosphoesterase, with product MEPELKNRLFPFHQEKGEESLVKNGRLIVIGDVHGCIRELEKLINVLKLETNDRVIFLGDLINRGPDSKSVLKLARSIKGYSILGNHEYRLLKFFHTLDSLELKPYEISTLKSIDAEDWNYLKSMVLWLEQPLEGRVFVHGGFLPGIAWHTQPAKVVTQIQMIDKMGIPRKRDETKGRKFWATLWDQEPFVVYGHTPRRKVHRRKNSLGIDTGCVWGGHLTALILPENEIVQIKAQKNYIK
- the rpoN gene encoding RNA polymerase factor sigma-54, with the protein product MPSQGLHQYQKQIQSLILAPQLRQSLKILQAPTMELRNEILGELQSNPALEELPMDGDSLESSLEIGAEDNTPDQKDEMDFDKDFDLLSKMDEASRDYYAQEYAMSSYSSDDAERRQHFFDSLASSTSLQEHLIHQADLSNLDEDQHKAINYLIGSLDDRGYLTSKLPDLALLAQLPLRVIQEAHTLLKTLDPAGIGAVDLQDCLLIQIKINGRAKSLAGKMLKDQFHLLLRRRIPEIAKRVNKDIEDVQEALEEISNLDPSPGRKYGEDTNQVITPDVVIEKDAGKWKIHLNNEYIPRLRISNVYKEIIARGKLTKEEKEYIQEKMRAGKFLISSIEQRQQTIEKITRSILDFQLDFFEEGLVKLRPLTMTQVADAVGVHETTVSRAISGKYIKTPHGIFPLKYFFTPGYDSAGGEALSNTTIKDMIAHIIENEDPGKPLSDQVVVNLLAEKNITIARRTVAKYREELGILPTNLRRRYH